In Acidobacteriota bacterium, one genomic interval encodes:
- a CDS encoding CPBP family intramembrane metalloprotease, with amino-acid sequence MTVPDTLDEAPQPLESSLPALPRRSRALSLLEVLLCSGLPTQILIGGLLIVAGARPASDGVLPFSFVVDVSLLDTCAIVALATFFLRLGGESPRAVLLGRGPINVEVRHGVAWLPFVFILVISLGALVQFAAPWLHNVPQNPLQAMLTSPWRVAIFALVVVLAGGVREEVQRAFILHRFERDLGGAAVGLAIFSVAFGLGHLTQGFDAALITGALGLLWGLMYLARRSMVAPAVSHALFNLVEIALYQYASKHGLLPPTT; translated from the coding sequence GTGACCGTTCCCGACACGCTCGACGAGGCGCCTCAGCCGTTGGAGTCCAGCCTGCCGGCCCTGCCACGCCGGTCGCGGGCACTGTCGCTGCTCGAAGTGCTCCTGTGCTCGGGCCTGCCGACCCAGATCCTCATCGGCGGCCTGCTCATCGTGGCCGGCGCACGCCCGGCCAGCGACGGTGTCCTGCCGTTCTCGTTCGTGGTGGACGTGTCCCTGCTCGATACGTGCGCCATCGTCGCGCTGGCGACGTTCTTCCTGAGACTCGGCGGGGAGAGTCCGCGCGCGGTCCTCCTCGGGCGTGGGCCGATCAACGTCGAGGTCCGACACGGCGTGGCGTGGCTGCCGTTCGTGTTCATCCTGGTGATTTCGCTCGGCGCGCTCGTCCAGTTCGCGGCGCCGTGGCTGCACAACGTGCCGCAGAACCCGCTGCAGGCCATGCTGACCTCGCCGTGGCGCGTGGCGATCTTCGCCCTCGTGGTGGTGCTGGCCGGTGGCGTGCGTGAGGAGGTGCAGCGCGCGTTCATCCTGCACCGGTTCGAAAGGGACCTCGGGGGGGCAGCCGTCGGTCTCGCGATCTTCAGCGTCGCCTTCGGCCTCGGTCACCTCACGCAGGGCTTCGACGCCGCCCTCATCACCGGCGCGCTCGGCCTGTTGTGGGGCCTCATGTACCTCGCCCGCCGCAGCATGGTCGCCCCCGCCGTCTCACACGCGCTGTTCAACCTGGTCGAGATCGCACTCTACCAGTACGCGTCGAAACACGGGTTGCTCCCACCGACGACGTAG
- a CDS encoding vitamin B12-dependent ribonucleotide reductase yields MQSAQSVEGILGPSTGATDVVPIPGLEFRRTFTRDGIDPFDAVEWETRSAIIGNEKGHVVFEQRDVEIPRFWSQQATNIVVSKYFRGTIGTPERERSVRQLIGRVVDTITGWARTQKYFASEDDLQAFSDDLKHLLVFQKAAFNSPVWFNCGIEPHPQCSACFINAVQDTMDSILTLARTEGMLFKYGSGTGSNLSAIRSSQELLAGGGTASGPVSFMKGFDAFAGVIKSGGKTRRAAKMVILNADHPDVVEFINCKVEEEKKAWALIDAGYDGSFTGPAYASVFFQNSNNSVRATDDFMRAVLDDRDWTTHAVRDGAPMRTYKARDLMHQIAEATHICGDPGMQFDTTVNDWHTCPNTARINASNPCSEYMFLDDSACNLASINLMKFVDEQGEFDVDGFRAACRVLITAQEIIVDNSSYPTKAIERNSHAYRPLGLGYANLGALLMARGLPYDSDAGRDMAAAITAVMTGEAYAQSARVSRDHGGPFEGYDRNREPFLRVMRKHRNALKDIDRTHVPADLFDGAREAWDDAIEIGEAHGFRNAQATVLAPTGTIGFMMDCDTTGVEPDIALVKYKKLVGGGLMKIVNGTVPMALEKLGYSAQQVKEIVAHIDEHETIEGAPHLKADDLAVFDCAFKALKGDRSIHYMGHIKMMGAVQPFISGAISKTVNVPKDASVEEIQEAYIQSWRLGAKAGSIYRDGSKRTQPLNTSKDKQVATDAATGVPQPVRRRLPDERPSITHRFDIAGHEGYITVGLFEDGLPGEIFLVMAKEGSTISGFADAFAQAISYALQYGVPLQVLVDKFSHARFEPSGMTRNPEVRFAKSIVDYVFRWMATKFLSPEARFRAGVNMPDPTLASVEGSGDSAVAATVAAAAAVPGAKGSEFASMQNQEDAPPCTTCGSIMVRAGACYKCANCGTTSGCG; encoded by the coding sequence ATGCAGTCTGCACAGTCGGTCGAGGGCATCCTCGGCCCATCGACTGGTGCCACCGATGTCGTGCCGATTCCGGGTCTGGAGTTCCGCAGGACTTTCACGCGCGACGGTATCGACCCGTTCGACGCCGTGGAGTGGGAGACCCGCTCCGCGATCATCGGCAACGAGAAGGGGCATGTCGTCTTCGAGCAGCGCGACGTGGAGATCCCCAGGTTCTGGTCGCAGCAGGCCACCAACATCGTCGTCTCGAAGTACTTTCGGGGCACGATCGGCACGCCGGAGCGCGAGCGCAGCGTCCGTCAACTGATCGGGCGCGTGGTCGACACGATCACGGGCTGGGCCCGCACGCAGAAGTACTTTGCGAGCGAAGACGACCTGCAGGCGTTCAGCGACGACCTGAAGCACCTGCTCGTCTTCCAGAAGGCGGCGTTCAACAGCCCCGTCTGGTTCAACTGCGGCATCGAACCCCACCCGCAGTGCTCGGCGTGCTTCATCAACGCCGTGCAGGACACGATGGATTCCATCCTCACCCTCGCCAGGACCGAGGGCATGCTCTTCAAGTACGGATCCGGCACCGGGTCGAACCTGTCGGCGATCCGCTCGTCGCAGGAGCTGCTGGCCGGTGGTGGCACCGCGTCGGGCCCCGTGTCGTTCATGAAGGGCTTCGATGCCTTCGCGGGCGTCATCAAGTCGGGCGGCAAGACGCGCCGCGCCGCGAAGATGGTGATCCTCAACGCCGACCACCCGGACGTCGTCGAGTTCATCAACTGCAAGGTCGAGGAAGAGAAGAAGGCGTGGGCGCTGATCGACGCCGGCTACGACGGCTCGTTCACCGGCCCGGCGTACGCGTCGGTGTTCTTCCAGAACAGCAACAACAGCGTGCGCGCGACAGACGACTTCATGCGCGCGGTGCTCGACGATCGCGACTGGACGACGCACGCGGTGCGCGATGGCGCGCCGATGCGCACGTACAAGGCGCGCGACCTGATGCACCAGATCGCCGAGGCGACGCACATCTGCGGCGATCCCGGCATGCAGTTCGACACGACGGTCAACGACTGGCACACCTGCCCGAACACGGCGCGCATCAACGCGAGCAACCCGTGCTCGGAGTACATGTTCCTCGATGATTCGGCGTGCAACCTCGCGTCGATCAACCTGATGAAGTTCGTCGACGAGCAGGGCGAGTTCGACGTCGACGGCTTCCGCGCCGCCTGCCGCGTGCTCATCACCGCGCAGGAGATCATCGTCGACAACTCCAGCTATCCGACCAAGGCGATCGAGCGCAACAGCCACGCGTACCGGCCGCTCGGGCTCGGCTACGCGAACCTCGGCGCGCTGCTGATGGCGCGCGGCCTGCCGTACGACAGCGACGCCGGCCGCGACATGGCCGCGGCGATCACCGCCGTGATGACGGGCGAGGCGTACGCGCAGTCGGCGCGCGTGTCGCGCGATCACGGCGGGCCGTTCGAGGGCTACGACCGCAACCGCGAGCCGTTCCTCCGCGTGATGCGCAAGCACCGCAACGCGCTCAAGGACATCGATCGCACGCACGTGCCGGCCGACCTGTTCGATGGCGCACGCGAGGCCTGGGACGATGCGATCGAAATCGGCGAGGCGCACGGCTTCAGGAACGCGCAGGCCACGGTGCTCGCGCCGACGGGCACCATCGGCTTCATGATGGATTGCGACACGACAGGCGTCGAGCCCGACATCGCGCTCGTGAAGTACAAGAAGCTGGTGGGCGGCGGGCTGATGAAGATCGTCAACGGCACGGTGCCGATGGCGCTCGAGAAGCTCGGGTACTCCGCGCAGCAGGTCAAGGAGATCGTCGCGCACATCGACGAGCACGAGACGATCGAGGGTGCGCCGCACCTGAAGGCCGACGATCTCGCGGTCTTCGACTGCGCGTTCAAGGCGCTCAAGGGCGATCGCTCGATCCACTACATGGGGCACATCAAGATGATGGGCGCCGTGCAGCCCTTCATCTCGGGCGCGATCAGCAAGACGGTCAACGTGCCGAAGGACGCCTCGGTCGAGGAGATCCAGGAGGCCTACATCCAGTCGTGGCGCCTGGGCGCCAAGGCCGGGTCGATCTACCGCGACGGCAGCAAGCGGACGCAGCCGCTGAACACGTCGAAGGACAAGCAGGTCGCCACCGACGCCGCGACGGGTGTGCCGCAGCCGGTGCGCCGCAGGCTGCCCGACGAGCGTCCGTCGATCACGCACCGCTTCGACATCGCGGGCCACGAGGGCTACATCACCGTGGGCCTGTTCGAGGACGGGCTGCCGGGCGAGATCTTCCTCGTGATGGCCAAGGAGGGCTCGACGATCTCGGGCTTTGCCGACGCCTTCGCGCAGGCGATCTCGTACGCGTTGCAGTACGGCGTGCCGCTGCAGGTGCTCGTGGACAAGTTCAGCCACGCGCGCTTCGAGCCGTCGGGCATGACGCGCAACCCGGAGGTTCGCTTCGCGAAGTCGATCGTGGACTACGTGTTCCGCTGGATGGCGACCAAGTTCCTGTCGCCCGAAGCGCGATTCCGCGCCGGGGTGAACATGCCCGATCCGACGCTCGCGTCGGTGGAAGGGTCCGGCGATTCGGCCGTCGCCGCCACGGTGGCCGCCGCCGCGGCGGTCCCGGGCGCGAAGGGCTCGGAGTTCGCCTCGATGCAGAACCAGGAAGACGCGCCGCCCTGCACCACGTGCGGCTCGATCATGGTGCGCGCCGGCGCCTGCTACAAGTGCGCCAACTGCGGGACGACCAGTGGCTGCGGTTGA
- a CDS encoding HAMP domain-containing protein: MRLSYQTRQALGVTCIVAMTVVTMSVVYLAAHAQTLLAESEVRGRMLANATYQRAFTLVRSRETAAADLQADPGLRDILTSAIGFAQNVTYATITDVRDVALVHSSPTLEGTVVPVQPSLEHLLQEGPFTQLRGVWDQRSYEVTQPLLLGDARFGSIRIGVSTVLIWDGIEDTLAPIAGVSVAAILLATAVSWLMARRFLRPIHVLQSGIARLGQGEEDVRLDLPDDDFKDLGTSFNALSQSVSTIRSQLVEQARRAESVVERLEDAVAIVGPTGDVVFANAAMKALLPALEVGAPFAAAAPEAHPCRSLVERALAVKASRGPVIADLPAAVGEARSQQQLMAHPVADQTRGFVGVMLVARNVGALSQLQTMLRYSRKLASLNRLLAGVAHEVKNPLNAMTIHLELLRQKLGRRPAVAAGGGAGGGVVATAAPPEGLMSHVSIIGEEIRRLDDVVQGFLRFSRPEELQVEPVDVAFLLQDIVDVVRPQAEQQGIAVEMAAPERVAIQVDRAMVRQALLNLALNAIDAMPTGGTLALRAQPVEDQQVQIDVVDSGIGIEPEHLGKVFDLYFTTREQGSGLGLSMVYRTVQLHDGTIEVESSPGHGATFRMRLPRA; the protein is encoded by the coding sequence ATGCGTCTGAGCTACCAGACCCGGCAGGCGCTCGGCGTCACCTGCATCGTCGCGATGACGGTCGTGACGATGAGCGTGGTGTACCTGGCCGCCCACGCGCAGACGCTGCTCGCCGAGAGCGAGGTGCGCGGACGCATGCTCGCCAACGCGACGTACCAGCGCGCCTTCACGCTCGTGCGCAGCCGCGAGACGGCGGCCGCGGACCTGCAGGCCGATCCCGGCCTGCGCGACATCCTCACCTCCGCGATCGGCTTCGCGCAGAACGTCACGTACGCGACGATCACCGACGTCCGCGACGTGGCGCTCGTCCACAGTTCGCCGACGCTCGAAGGCACCGTGGTGCCGGTGCAGCCGTCTCTCGAACACCTGCTGCAGGAGGGCCCCTTCACCCAGTTGCGCGGCGTGTGGGACCAGCGCAGCTACGAGGTGACGCAGCCGCTGCTGCTCGGCGACGCGCGCTTCGGCTCCATCCGCATCGGCGTGTCGACGGTGCTCATCTGGGACGGCATCGAGGACACGCTGGCGCCGATCGCCGGCGTGTCGGTGGCCGCGATCCTGCTGGCCACCGCGGTGTCGTGGCTCATGGCGCGCCGTTTCCTGCGGCCGATCCACGTGCTGCAGAGCGGCATCGCGCGTCTCGGCCAAGGGGAGGAGGACGTCAGGCTCGACTTGCCGGATGATGATTTCAAGGATCTCGGGACGTCGTTCAACGCGCTGAGCCAGTCGGTGTCCACGATCAGGTCGCAGCTGGTCGAGCAGGCGCGGCGTGCCGAATCGGTCGTCGAGCGCCTCGAAGACGCCGTCGCGATCGTCGGCCCGACCGGCGACGTCGTGTTCGCCAACGCGGCGATGAAGGCGCTGCTGCCGGCGTTGGAGGTCGGCGCGCCGTTTGCGGCGGCGGCACCGGAGGCACATCCCTGCCGGAGCCTCGTCGAACGTGCGCTGGCCGTGAAGGCGTCTCGCGGTCCCGTGATCGCGGATCTCCCCGCGGCCGTGGGCGAGGCGCGCAGCCAGCAGCAGTTGATGGCCCACCCGGTGGCCGATCAGACGCGCGGGTTCGTCGGCGTGATGCTCGTGGCGCGCAACGTCGGCGCCCTCTCGCAACTCCAGACCATGCTGCGGTATTCGAGGAAGCTGGCGTCGTTGAACCGGCTGTTGGCGGGCGTGGCGCACGAGGTGAAGAACCCGCTCAACGCCATGACCATCCACCTCGAACTCCTGCGGCAGAAGCTCGGAAGGCGGCCGGCAGTCGCCGCGGGTGGCGGTGCCGGTGGTGGCGTCGTCGCCACCGCTGCGCCTCCCGAAGGGCTGATGAGCCACGTGTCGATCATCGGCGAGGAGATTCGTCGCCTCGACGACGTGGTCCAGGGCTTCCTGCGGTTCAGCCGGCCCGAGGAGTTGCAGGTCGAGCCCGTCGACGTCGCATTTCTGCTCCAGGACATCGTCGACGTGGTGCGTCCGCAGGCCGAGCAACAGGGAATCGCCGTCGAAATGGCGGCGCCCGAGCGCGTTGCCATCCAGGTCGACCGCGCCATGGTGCGGCAGGCGCTGCTCAATCTGGCGTTGAACGCGATCGACGCGATGCCCACCGGCGGCACGCTCGCGTTGCGGGCGCAACCAGTCGAGGACCAGCAGGTGCAGATCGACGTCGTCGACTCGGGGATCGGGATCGAGCCGGAGCACCTCGGCAAGGTGTTCGATTTGTACTTCACCACGCGCGAGCAGGGCAGCGGGCTGGGGTTGTCGATGGTGTACCGGACTGTGCAACTGCACGACGGCACGATCGAGGTCGAGTCGTCGCCGGGCCATGGCGCGACGTTCCGCATGCGGTTGCCGCGTGCATGA
- a CDS encoding glycosyltransferase family 2 protein — MRLTVVIPVYNEVHTLLHLIDRVQDVAVDKDLILVDDCSTDGTRDLLQRTEFPPNVRVLYHERNQGKGAALRTGFAAATGDIVIIQDADLEYDPQEYPKLITPILEGRADVVFGSRFAGGDAHRVLYFWHYMGNKFLTLCSNAFTNLNLTDMETCYKVFRREVLQGITVEENRFGFEPEITAKIAKLRVRIYEVGISYDGRTYEEGKKIGWKDGVRALWCIVRYNWFR, encoded by the coding sequence ATGAGACTGACTGTCGTCATTCCTGTCTACAACGAGGTCCACACGTTACTGCACCTGATCGACAGGGTGCAGGACGTGGCGGTGGACAAGGATCTCATCCTGGTGGACGACTGCTCCACCGACGGCACGCGGGACCTGCTCCAGCGGACCGAGTTCCCACCGAACGTCCGCGTGTTGTACCACGAACGCAACCAGGGCAAGGGGGCCGCACTGCGCACGGGCTTTGCCGCCGCCACCGGCGACATCGTGATCATCCAGGATGCCGACCTCGAGTACGACCCGCAGGAGTACCCCAAGCTGATCACGCCCATCCTCGAAGGACGGGCCGACGTCGTGTTCGGTTCACGCTTCGCCGGGGGCGATGCGCATCGCGTGCTGTACTTCTGGCACTACATGGGGAACAAGTTCCTGACGCTCTGCTCCAACGCGTTCACGAACCTCAATCTCACCGACATGGAGACCTGCTACAAAGTCTTCCGGCGCGAAGTCCTCCAGGGCATCACCGTCGAAGAGAACCGCTTCGGATTCGAGCCCGAGATCACGGCCAAGATCGCGAAGCTGCGCGTCCGCATCTACGAGGTCGGGATCTCCTACGACGGCCGCACCTACGAAGAAGGCAAGAAGATTGGCTGGAAGGACGGCGTGCGCGCCCTCTGGTGCATCGTCAGGTACAACTGGTTCCGATAG
- a CDS encoding sigma-54-dependent Fis family transcriptional regulator gives MPSEIASSSPQSSDSGQGQASGERILVVEDDRAARIGLTELIRAWGYVAEDAADGEEALQKITTFRPGIVLTDLVMPRMDGLGLLRALQDQLTDLCVVILTAQGTVETAVEAIRDGAYDYLTKPVDPHRLQILLAKAVERQETRREVRVLRRQLRDQGSFGRIIGNTPAIRKLYRTIEQAAPTSASVLVWGESGTGKELVAQTIHQLSDRIHQPYIAINCAAIPETLLESEIFGHEKGAFTGAVERRLGCFELAHRGTLFLDEIAEMVPVTQVKLLRVLQERTFRRLGGRTEQNVDVRIIAATNVNPLDAVQRGKLREDLYYRLNVVSIELPPLRERRQDIQLLVQSFIGEFNARNGRDVRGVSQDALALLEQYHWPGNIRELRNVIERATILTPGEFIEAAQLPPELSTPQARTSERHQITLSPGTTVDEAEMRLIEITLAHTGQNKTRAAELLGISLKTLHNKLNRMKGRDQSVD, from the coding sequence ATGCCCAGCGAGATCGCGTCGTCATCACCGCAGTCGTCGGATTCGGGCCAGGGCCAGGCATCCGGTGAGCGGATCCTCGTGGTCGAGGACGACCGCGCCGCACGCATCGGTCTCACCGAGTTGATCCGGGCGTGGGGATATGTGGCCGAGGACGCCGCCGACGGCGAGGAGGCGCTCCAGAAGATCACCACGTTCCGGCCAGGGATCGTGCTGACGGACCTGGTGATGCCGCGCATGGACGGCCTCGGCCTGCTGCGGGCGTTGCAGGACCAGCTCACGGACCTGTGCGTCGTGATTCTCACCGCGCAGGGCACCGTGGAGACCGCCGTCGAGGCCATCCGCGACGGCGCATACGACTACCTCACCAAGCCCGTCGATCCGCATCGCCTGCAGATCCTGCTCGCCAAGGCCGTCGAGCGGCAGGAGACGCGGCGGGAAGTACGCGTCTTGCGGCGTCAGCTCCGCGATCAGGGCAGCTTCGGCCGCATCATCGGTAACACGCCGGCCATCAGGAAGCTGTATCGCACGATCGAACAGGCCGCGCCGACGTCGGCCTCCGTGCTTGTCTGGGGCGAGTCCGGGACGGGCAAGGAACTGGTGGCGCAGACGATCCACCAGCTGAGCGACCGCATCCACCAGCCGTACATCGCCATCAACTGCGCGGCGATCCCGGAGACGCTGCTCGAGAGCGAAATCTTCGGGCACGAGAAAGGCGCGTTCACGGGCGCCGTGGAGCGGCGTCTCGGCTGCTTCGAACTCGCGCATCGCGGCACGCTCTTCCTCGATGAGATCGCAGAAATGGTGCCTGTCACGCAGGTGAAGCTCCTGCGCGTGCTCCAGGAGCGCACGTTCCGCCGCCTCGGCGGACGGACCGAACAGAACGTCGACGTGCGCATCATCGCCGCGACCAACGTCAATCCGCTCGACGCCGTCCAGCGCGGCAAGCTGCGCGAGGATCTCTACTACCGGCTCAACGTGGTCTCGATCGAACTGCCGCCGCTGCGCGAGCGCCGCCAGGACATCCAGCTGCTCGTGCAGTCGTTCATCGGCGAGTTCAACGCGCGCAACGGCCGCGACGTGCGCGGCGTGTCGCAGGACGCGCTGGCGCTGCTCGAGCAGTACCACTGGCCGGGCAACATCCGCGAACTGCGCAACGTCATCGAGCGGGCCACCATCCTCACGCCCGGCGAGTTCATCGAGGCCGCGCAGCTGCCGCCCGAGCTCTCGACGCCGCAGGCCAGGACCAGCGAACGCCACCAGATCACGCTGAGCCCGGGCACCACCGTGGACGAGGCCGAGATGCGGCTCATCGAGATCACGCTGGCGCACACCGGACAGAACAAGACGCGGGCCGCCGAACTGCTCGGCATCAGCCTCAAGACGCTGCACAACAAGTTGAATCGCATGAAGGGGCGCGATCAGTCCGTCGACTGA
- a CDS encoding O-antigen ligase family protein encodes MIQAPLDGPVVDRRPASPWTDLAVRVAVLPLLAVYLGGPGQVLLASPQIPTWVRALLMALVMVAIARPHWSPAVLIGIVPLLPVWPTVEPSLPRELVHLVVATQAIPWLVYRIAGRRGDGSSLSNGWALLTVVATVSLLVTLTPEPWRGLDLPHVWRQVQAQMPAYIFGVDRALVPSALPEWTVIVDGLSCTLITGWATTRATRERILRAAGVAAIATAVFGMVQAATGIGLQHAWRVFDAGIVRINATYVDPNALAAFYTLVAPVIAGLALRSSGWRRGAWAAAGGIVFVATVMTAGRAGLLALAAGALVMVWLGLRRDLDAIDPSVFVRRHARRALRVSVATVVASIVTCTAVGTALDIRHEQQTSYLHTWLYTFNLRQPPDAIAKGRIAVWHVALTMIRERPLVGQGVGQAPLQFERVRAQLGIESLPPNAYLSPHNTYLLVTAELGLLGLGAFLLLLVAVVIGMRAPGNLPMGASTAWPVVGLFGGLAGYALTMLTGDRILLREDVVVGTICTALATLGAGRPPRAWRLAAAALVGVTLASWPIRAGWVGSSADSVDRPPDEGVYFAEQGSRGDMYRWTTGDTVLYVPAGSYRVEIPLRNLSPGVQRLDVSIDERPADQRDLESGPWTTLEYRLPARPDGRWHTIRLRVTPTWQVPGDGRILGAILGEWRYEAR; translated from the coding sequence GTGATCCAGGCGCCACTCGACGGTCCAGTCGTCGACCGACGTCCGGCCTCGCCGTGGACGGACCTGGCCGTTCGCGTGGCGGTGTTGCCCCTGCTGGCGGTCTACCTGGGTGGCCCCGGCCAGGTCCTGCTGGCGTCTCCGCAGATCCCGACGTGGGTACGCGCACTCCTCATGGCGCTGGTGATGGTCGCCATCGCCAGACCTCACTGGTCGCCGGCGGTGCTGATCGGCATAGTGCCCCTCCTGCCTGTCTGGCCGACCGTCGAGCCATCGCTGCCACGTGAACTGGTACACCTCGTGGTGGCCACTCAGGCCATCCCGTGGTTGGTGTACCGGATCGCCGGTCGCCGCGGCGACGGCAGCAGCCTGTCGAATGGCTGGGCGCTGCTCACGGTTGTCGCGACGGTGTCCCTGCTGGTGACACTCACGCCGGAACCCTGGCGCGGACTCGATCTGCCGCACGTGTGGCGGCAGGTCCAGGCCCAGATGCCGGCGTACATCTTCGGCGTGGACCGTGCGCTCGTGCCGAGTGCGCTGCCCGAGTGGACCGTCATCGTCGACGGCTTGTCGTGCACGCTCATCACCGGATGGGCGACGACCAGGGCGACGCGAGAGCGGATCCTGCGTGCTGCGGGGGTGGCGGCGATCGCGACGGCCGTCTTCGGCATGGTGCAGGCGGCCACGGGCATCGGGTTGCAGCACGCCTGGCGCGTCTTCGACGCGGGGATTGTCCGGATCAATGCCACGTACGTGGACCCCAACGCGCTCGCGGCGTTCTACACGCTCGTCGCGCCGGTCATCGCGGGGTTGGCGCTCAGGTCCTCCGGGTGGCGTCGAGGGGCCTGGGCCGCCGCCGGCGGCATCGTCTTCGTCGCGACGGTGATGACCGCCGGTCGCGCCGGCCTGCTGGCGCTCGCGGCTGGCGCGTTGGTGATGGTCTGGCTCGGTCTCAGGCGCGACCTCGACGCCATCGATCCGTCGGTGTTCGTCCGGCGGCATGCGCGGCGCGCGTTGCGGGTGTCGGTCGCGACGGTCGTGGCGTCGATCGTCACGTGCACGGCAGTCGGGACCGCGCTCGACATCAGGCACGAGCAGCAGACGTCCTATCTGCACACGTGGCTGTACACGTTCAACCTCCGTCAGCCTCCAGACGCCATCGCGAAGGGACGCATCGCCGTGTGGCACGTGGCGCTGACGATGATCCGCGAGCGGCCCCTCGTGGGGCAGGGCGTTGGACAGGCGCCGCTGCAGTTCGAGCGTGTGCGGGCGCAACTCGGCATCGAGTCGTTGCCACCCAACGCGTATCTGTCGCCCCACAACACGTACCTGCTGGTGACCGCCGAACTCGGCCTGCTCGGCCTCGGCGCGTTCCTGTTGCTGCTCGTGGCCGTGGTCATCGGGATGCGCGCACCGGGGAACCTGCCGATGGGTGCGTCCACGGCCTGGCCCGTCGTTGGCCTCTTCGGCGGCCTGGCGGGATACGCCCTCACGATGCTGACGGGAGACCGCATCCTGCTGCGGGAGGACGTGGTGGTCGGCACGATCTGCACCGCGTTGGCCACGCTCGGCGCCGGTCGGCCGCCGCGCGCCTGGCGCCTTGCCGCGGCGGCGCTCGTCGGCGTGACGCTCGCGTCGTGGCCGATCCGCGCCGGATGGGTGGGGTCCTCGGCCGACTCCGTCGACCGTCCGCCGGACGAAGGGGTGTATTTCGCCGAACAGGGATCGCGCGGCGACATGTATCGCTGGACCACCGGCGACACGGTGCTCTACGTGCCCGCCGGTTCCTATCGCGTCGAGATCCCCTTACGCAACCTCTCGCCCGGCGTCCAGCGTCTGGACGTCTCGATCGACGAGCGGCCCGCCGATCAGCGCGATCTCGAGTCAGGGCCCTGGACGACGCTCGAGTACCGGCTGCCGGCCCGCCCTGACGGCCGCTGGCACACGATCCGGCTTCGCGTGACGCCGACATGGCAGGTCCCCGGCGACGGTCGCATCCTCGGCGCCATCCTCGGCGAGTGGCGGTACGAAGCCCGGTGA